One window from the genome of Gemmatimonadaceae bacterium encodes:
- a CDS encoding HAD-IB family phosphatase — MIDVDSTLCGIEGIDFLAERRGGDIGARIAALTDRAMRGDVALESVYGERLAIVQPSEADVAALADEYRESLAPGAAAAITSMRNAGLRLNLLSGGIRQAIAPVARALGFEDRDLYAVSLAFDSTGSYVTYDKSSPLTTQRGKSEVVGRLTAEGKLKRPILAVGDGATDVPLRSIADTFAAYTGFARRPSVVANADLEIASFAELARFVLAAEG, encoded by the coding sequence GTGATCGACGTCGACTCGACGCTCTGTGGTATCGAGGGAATCGACTTCCTCGCCGAGCGCCGCGGCGGTGACATCGGAGCGCGAATCGCCGCCCTCACCGATCGGGCGATGCGCGGCGACGTCGCGCTCGAATCGGTCTATGGCGAGCGCCTGGCGATCGTCCAGCCTTCGGAGGCCGATGTCGCCGCCCTCGCAGATGAATATCGAGAATCGCTCGCGCCCGGAGCGGCGGCTGCGATCACGTCGATGCGGAATGCCGGCCTGAGACTGAATCTCCTCAGCGGTGGCATTCGCCAGGCGATCGCTCCCGTCGCGCGCGCGCTCGGCTTCGAGGACAGAGATCTCTATGCCGTGTCGCTCGCCTTCGACTCGACAGGCAGTTACGTGACGTACGACAAGAGCTCGCCGCTCACGACACAACGTGGAAAATCTGAGGTCGTCGGTCGTCTCACGGCCGAAGGCAAGCTGAAGCGACCGATACTCGCCGTCGGTGACGGCGCGACGGATGTCCCGCTCCGAAGCATCGCTGACACCTTTGCCGCGTACACCGGTTTTGCACGGCGGCCGAGTGTTGTTGCGAACGCCGATCTCGAGATCGCGAGTTTCGCCGAGCTCGCGCGGTTCGTGCTCGCTGCGGAGGGCTAG
- a CDS encoding alanine--glyoxylate aminotransferase family protein gives MIAHRGRAFEELFARLEAGLRDVLLTARPVYISTSSASGLMEGAIRNAPTGPILSLVNGAFSGRFAKIAQACAREVDVIEAPWGETCDLDDVDRRLGARRYAAVTVVHSETSTGALTDVRSVSELAHHHGALCIVDSVSGAGGAELRFDAWGLDFALTGSQKALALPPGLAFGVASAEFVRRARGVTDRGLYFDVVEFEEFAAKNQTPATPALSLLYALDAQLADVLREGIERRWERHDSMRDATVAWLKRAVTRVDLDIAILAPEDSRSPTVTTITLPEGLKSADVVNGVARRGFVIGGGYGKLKDTTIRIGHMGDHTLDTLRGCLAECEDALRDVGGIKW, from the coding sequence ATGATCGCGCATCGTGGACGCGCGTTCGAGGAACTGTTCGCTCGGCTCGAGGCCGGCCTGCGTGACGTGTTGCTCACAGCGCGGCCGGTGTACATCAGCACGTCGTCGGCGAGCGGATTGATGGAGGGCGCGATTCGCAACGCGCCGACCGGGCCGATTCTCTCTCTGGTGAATGGCGCGTTCTCAGGCCGCTTCGCCAAGATCGCCCAAGCATGCGCGCGCGAGGTGGACGTGATCGAGGCGCCCTGGGGCGAGACCTGCGACCTCGACGACGTGGACCGACGACTCGGTGCGCGTCGTTATGCAGCGGTAACGGTCGTGCACTCCGAGACCTCGACGGGCGCGCTCACGGATGTGCGCTCCGTGAGCGAGCTCGCGCATCACCATGGCGCGCTCTGCATCGTCGACAGCGTGAGCGGCGCCGGCGGCGCCGAGCTGCGCTTCGATGCATGGGGACTCGATTTCGCACTCACCGGGTCGCAGAAAGCGCTCGCGCTGCCGCCCGGCTTGGCGTTCGGCGTCGCTTCTGCCGAATTCGTTAGGCGCGCACGTGGAGTGACGGACCGCGGTCTCTACTTCGACGTCGTCGAGTTCGAGGAGTTTGCCGCGAAAAACCAGACGCCGGCGACGCCCGCCCTTTCGCTCCTCTACGCGCTCGACGCGCAGCTCGCGGACGTGCTGCGTGAGGGGATCGAACGGCGCTGGGAACGCCACGACTCGATGCGCGACGCGACGGTTGCGTGGCTCAAGCGCGCGGTGACGCGCGTCGACCTCGATATTGCGATCCTCGCTCCGGAGGATTCACGGTCGCCGACGGTCACAACGATCACTCTGCCGGAAGGACTGAAAAGCGCCGACGTCGTGAATGGCGTCGCCCGGCGCGGCTTCGTCATTGGTGGGGGCTATGGGAAACTCAAGGACACGACCATCCGCATCGGACATATGGGCGATCACACGCTTGACACGTTGCGCGGATGTTTAGCAGAGTGTGAAGATGCGCTACGGGATGTGGGCGGGATCAAGTGGTGA